The stretch of DNA AGAATCATATAGGCTAAGCCAAGTCCAATTCCTGCCACGACAGCCATTTTTGTCTTTTTTGAAGGGACCGGAAACATGGTTTCACCATAGATTCTGTGAGGTTCAGGAGATGGTTCTAAAACATTTCCTGAATCGGAAGGTGCGTCTTTAACCTTCATCACCACTCGCATCCCTGCAGAAGCTATATTGATGATGCTCTTTGGAAATAAGCCATAGACATTTTTAAGAATGTATGATGCTGCATCCGGAAACAAATCTTTTTGTGGTCTTTTGGCTAGCTCTACAATTTTTTGCGCTGTATCCCTGGGATCTGCAGCGAATGGAGGTATTTTAAAATCCAGTCCGGAATATTTTGCCGAATGCATATTTCCTGTTGACCTTTGGATCTGGGGGTATATATTACAAATATGGACATCCGGGTAATCAGAAATTTCGCCCTGCAAGCACTCCATCATCCCGCGAATTCCAAATTTCGTAGATGAATATACTGCACTGTAAGGAGCCGGCATAAATCCGCCAATAGAAACATTATTAATAAGAATTCCTTCCTGTTGTCTTTTAAAAATTGGTAATGCACTATAAGCACCGTGCATGTATCCGAATAAATTGGTTTTAATCACCTGCTCATTAAGGTCCATTGGTATGTCTTCAAATTTTCCGCTTGCCATTACTCCTGCGTTATTGACCCAAATATCAATTCTGCCATTAAAGCGTATAGCCATTTCAGCAAGGTGAGCCACTTCCTCAGCTACAGAAACATCTGTAGGGACAGCCAATGCGGCCACTCCTAAATCTCTGCATAGGTTAACAGTTTCATCCAACGCTTCTTTACCTCTGGCAGCCACCACAATATTACATCCTTCCAATGCAAATGCTTCTGCCGTAGCCCTGCCAACTCCACTGCTTCCTCCTGTAATAACTACTGTTTTTCCTCTTAAGCTTTTCTGTAATTTATAAACTGATTTCATTTTTGTGGGTTTTGAGTTAAGTACTTAAAATCAACCTATTATTATGCCATACACCCCGAAACAATAAAAAAATACAGAATAAAAGCGTCGTATGAGTCTTAATATAATTCATAGATTTTAGAAGTTGAACGTATAAAGTTTAGAGATCATTCCTGGCAACAATAACCGACATATTGGGTATTATACAATTATTTCTAATATAGAATAACTATACTACAACTATATATTAATTATAAATAATATTTATAAAATTAATTTCAAACCCATAAAAAGACCTCTGCAATAGAGGTCCTTAATATGGAAAGCCATTCCCATCACCCCTTTATTTGAGTATTGAAAAAACTTTTCACCCATTATCTCAACTCAAAATGGGTGATCATAAAAAGCTTCACCAATCACCTCCCCAGCTTATCTCCAGGTTCAAGGATCTGGCTATTTTTTTAATGTGGTCAGCAATCAATCTCAGATTTTTAATCGTGTCCTTATGGTTCACCTGTACTTGTCCAAGGAAATAAGGATAAATATCCACTACATGTCCAAACCCATCAGGTTTAGCCTGGTGATTGGATCTCCTCTTTATTCCATCCACATTGGTGACCCTGGGACCGAACCGGGTTCTCCCCTGGGCAAAAAGCGCCTGCTGTCTTGCTCTAGTTCTAAGACCTTCTACCACGGTAAAGCTTACAGGACTATCGGTAATAGTGGTTTTAATGATCTTTTGTAAGTTCGGATGTACGCCTTCCAAATTACGGAGTGTAGAATCCTTCAAAATTGACCATCTCAATCCTGTGAAAATGATCAGTTGATTCCTGAGCAAATTGACCATGGTATTCCTGAGCAAATTGACCCCCAAAAAAAAGTCAGAAAACGTGTCTTGAATAACTTAGCCAAAAAATACCAAATGGCTAACAAAAGAATAGACATGTTGAACATTAAACAATTATTACGATTATACACCCAGGGGGTAAGTAAATTGCGGATAAGCAAACAACTGGGTATCTCACGCAATACTGCTAAAAAGTATATCAGCCTGTTCCATGAACACCAGCTTACATATGACGAGCTGATAGAGCTGAGTGATGAAGATTTAGATGATTTATTCGAGACTCCGCCAACCGATATAAGGGATAAGGCCAATATTAAAAAACAACTTGAATCGTTGTTTCCTTACATATCCAAAGAACTAAAACGTGTTGGGGTCACCCGTTATCTGCTATGGGAAGAATACATAGATAAATACCCTTCAGGCTACCAATATTCCCGCTTTTGCCATCATTACCGGGAATGGTGTAAAAAGGTGAACCCTTCCATGCATATTGAACATAAGGCTGGGGATAAACTTTTTGTGGATTATACAGGAAAAAAACTTCACATTATTAATAAAGAAACAGGAGAACAACAGGAAGTTGAGGTCTTCGTATCCATACTTGGAGCCAGTGGCATGACCTTCGTAGAAGCTACAAGAACCCAGGGGAAAGAAGATTTTCTTGGAAGTCTTACCAAAACCCTGCATTATTATGGAGGAGTTCCCGCAGCTATTGTTACCGATAACCTGCGTACAGCCGTAAAAAAGAGCCATAAGTACGAACCTGTCATCACTGATTCTCTTCTGGATTTTGCTTCCCACTATAGCACTACAATACTTCCTACGCGTACCTATCATCCCAAGGATAAGGCTTTGGTTGAAAATGCGGTACGCATTGTGTATACCCGCATTTTTGCTCCATTGCGTAAAGATCACTTCTTTAGCCTGGAAGCATTGAACAAAGCTATAGAAAACCTGCTGGAAGGATATAATGAAGCTCCCATGAAAAGAAAGAAGTATTCCAGGGCTGATGTTTTCCGTGAGGTTGAAAGACATGCATTATCCCCACTACCAGCTATGATGTACCAGCTCAAGCATTCTGCACGTGCTACCGTTCATAAGACCAGCCATGTATATTTAAGTAAAGACCAGCATTATTACAGTGTTCCGTTCAGCTATATTGGTAAAAAAGTAAACATTATTTTTAGTAAAAATACAGTCGAGATTTACTATGACCAGCGCAGAATAGCATTCCATAACAGAATCCTGGCTAAATATCAGTATACGACTGTAAAAGAACATATGCCTTCATCTTATCAGTTTATGACTGAATGGAATCCCTCCCGGTTTATCTCTTGGGGAAGGTCTGTCGGGGAATATTGTGAGCAGTACATCATCAAAATCCTGGAAAAGAAACAGCATCCTGAGCAGTCCTATAAAACCTGCCTGGGAATCCTTTCATTATCAAAAAAGATCGGCAACATAAGACTTGACAATGCCTGTAAAAGAGCGTTGGGATATGAAAAATACAGCCTTGCCATGATTAAAAGTATTCTGGAAAGAGGGCTGGATAATCTAACCGATGACGATGCATTTTTTGAAGAAAAGAAACTGCCTAAACACAAAAACATAAGGGGCGGAAAATACTATCAGTAACATCTACAATCATTAACAATTAAATCATTAATACAAAACCTATGAATCAGGCAACATTAGAAAAAATGAAACATTTAAAGCTCCACGGGATGCACAGGGCGTTTTCCACAACAATGGAAACAGGAAGTATCTCCTATACCAATGATGAACTTATAGCCTACTTGATTGAATCCGAGTATGACGACAGGGAAAGCAGAAAGGTAGAAAGATTGATTACCACAGCTAAGTTCAGATACAGGACATTTATGGAAGAGATTACGGCCTCTTCTTCCAGAAATATTGATAAGAATACTATTGGAAGATTATCTTCCTGCGATTTTATATCACAGAAACAGAATATTCTTATTACCGGCAGTACAGGAGTTGGAAAAAGTTTTATCGCAACTACCATTGGATACAAAGCCTGTACAATGGGATATAAAGTCATGTACTTCAGCATCAACAAACTCTTCTCAAAGCTTAAGATGGCTAAGGCAGACGGATCTTACCTTAAAGAGATAGACCGAATAGAAAAGCAGGATCTTATTATCCTTGATGATTTTGGATTACAATCCCTGGATAATCTTAAACGTCAGGATTTTATGGAGATTATAGAAGACAGACACGGAAAACGTTCCACTATTATTGCTTCGCAACTGCCTGTAAGTGCCTGGCATGAAGTCATTGCGGAACAAACAATAGCCGATGCAATACTTGACAGAATGGTTCACAACTCCCTGAGAATAGACCTTAAAGGAGAATCGATGAGAAGAAAAAAAGCTGATCAGAAAATCAGCTCAGAGTAAAGATTTATTTTATATTTTTAAACCATCTTTTAGACACCTTTTTTGACTTCATTCTTAGTGGTCAATTTAATCAGGAATTAGGTGGTCAATATCACTGGAATTTACAATAAGCATAACCTGAAATATTATCATGAGCCACTGACGGTGACTCGGCCATAATCAAAACATGTCCCCGTTTGACAGTACTTTCCGCCATTCCTCTGATTATTTTAATCCGATAAAAGCCTTCATCGGCATGAAATCTATTTATAGCTACTTGTATTAATCCTCTCATATTCACTTCCGCTTTATGACCCTCCAGATCAATTCCTTCTCTTCTTATCTGATCTCCTAAATCTAATAGTGGAGATAACTTTCCAATCTGTGTGATTAATAGTTCTCCTTTCTTACCGGTCACGATATTTTTCATATGGCTAATAATCGCTTGAATAAAACGATCTTTCTGACTATCCTCTTTATAATTAGATTCTCTATAATCTTCCCACTCCTGTACAGTATTAGTAATTATATTATGATGAGGTTCAGGCATGACGTAAATCTTCGGAGCGATTTGAAATGCTTTAACATAATCATCCATTCCCGGAATTTGCATCCGAACCACATTAATATCATCATAATCATCACTATACTTGAAATTTTTTACATCTATTGCCATAGTCTGTTTTTTTGAATTATTATATATTTAACGTACACTTATAAAAAATACAAACAAAATGTTTTGCTATTTTTAGTTAGTAAATTCAACTTTTTTATTCAACAACAGAGGAATTTATATCATACTTTTATCAGTAATTATTGATTTATTCTAATAATCTTCTAACTAATGAATCAGCAACTGCACCCTACTACAAACTATCCTAATTTATACTCCCTTCCTTTTCAACTCTTGAATATCTTCTCTACTATCTCAACTCAAAATGTGGCGGATCATAAAAACTACGCCAGTCGCCACCCCAGCTGATCTCCAGATTTAAGGATCGGGCTACTTTTTTAATGTGGCCAGCAATCAATCTCAGATTTTTAATCGTGTCCTTATGGTTCACCTGTACTTGCCCAAGGAAATAAGGATAAATATCTACCGCATGTCCAAATCCATCAGGCTTGGCCTGATGATTGGATCTTCTTCTTATTCCATCCACATTGGTGACCCTAGGACCGGGCTGAGTTCTCCCCTGAGCAAAAAGCGCCTGCTGTCTTGCTGTAGTTCTAAGACCTTCTACCACGGTAAAATCCACAGGACTGTCACTGATAGCGGTTTTAATGATCTTTTGTAAATTCGGGTGTACACCTTCCAAATTACGGAGACTTCTTGCTCCTAATCTGTATTTCATATTTTTACCATTTAAATATTATAAACTTGCAAAACAGTCGAAAACTACATGAATACTTCTTAAAGCTCATATCCTGATGATTTCCTACTCTTATATATATTCCCTATAAAATTTTGCACTCGTTTAGGAGCTATATAAAAAAGCAGTGGAAATTATTTTAATAAAATACTTTATAATTTAAGTGTATAGAATTGTCCATGCATGGATTGATAGATCAGGATTGTTATCTGTCCACCAGTTATCTAGTATTAATTCTTTTCCTTTTCCGTTGCCTTTTCTTGCCTCAATCACTTTATTACTAGATTTAGACATAATAACATAACCTTTTTTAGGTGCATCATATTTGAATTTCCATAATTGCTCTTCTCTTATCTCTCCTTTTCTATTTTCTAATGAAATAAATGCCTCGTAGTCTTTTCCTTTAGTATCCGTTAAGATTTTCCCTGTTTGTGCATGATGTATCGTATAAAAACTATCTCCGTAACGTTCAAAGCGCCATAAACTTTCGGAGTCTTTAAAAAAAGTGAGATCAGCAGTAAGAACATCACCTTGTTTTAGAAGTTTTTCTCCACTGGGAACATATATTTTTCTATTATTTTCATTGGAATATATCGTATGGTATACACCAGAAATGGGCATTTGATCAAAATCATTTGGGCTTGCTTCAATCAATTCCCATTCAAATAAATTATCGTCAGATTTGGATACCATTTGAAAATCAAAGGTTTCTTCAGCATAAATATCTTCAACTTCAGATTTTACAATTCCCAAATACTGTTTACCGTTGCCTCCCTCGTATACACTTACTAATGCAAATTTTCCACTTCCCAAATACTCCAATTTCCATTTGAATTCATCCCGATCTTCATAAGGACTAAGAATAGGATATTGTCCCCAATTAGCAATGCCGTGCATTTCTTTATCTTCTGTAATTACAATTTTGTATAAACCATTTTCTATCGGAGTAAATTTCCATCGAAAAGATGATGATCCATCATATCCAGCCTGTCTAACAGGCCAACCAAACGGCTCATTAAACCATTTATAAATTAGAGGAAGACCTGAGGAATTAAAATTGATTAGATATTCTTTATACCTCTTAGGTAAAAATAATTTTGATTCACTGAAAGGAATACCATTGTCTTTAATTTCAATATCTCTTATATCGGATTGTCCAAACCTGTACAAATAATGATAAGTAACCTTAGAAGAGATTTTATCTATCAATTTATCTTCTTCTGGTAAATTAATTGTAAAATACCAATTTGCGTCAAATTCTTCAAGTCCTTCCCATCTTGTTGGATCCGGTATGCGAATTCTTCCATCTGTAAAAGCAACATTTTTACGAACATCTGCTATGCCAGGATAATAACCATCTAAAGATGGGTAACTACTATTTATTTTTGCTCCATACGATACCGTAAATTGTATACCAACTCTTAATTGTTTTTGGAGTTCTGTGGGCAATGTTGATTGTACTTCCCAACTTGCTTCTAGTTCTCTCTCTCTCCAAGAACGAGTATTAATAAACTTGGCTTCTTTCAATACAATAGGCATATGAAAATAATTAATAAGATCAGGCCATAAAACCTCATTAAAGCACTCCTCTAGCCAAGAGTTATCTTCGAGAGAAAGAGGTGTTTTAATTACTATTTCTTTAATCTCATCAAAATTTGAAGCAGCTTCTTCATAGATCTTATTTTCGTCCAATGGAGAATATTGAGGAGCTATATCTCTTTTTCTCATATTAAAGTACCGCTCTACATAATCTTTTCTGTAGGCTTCAACAATCTTTTCAGAATCTTTAACAAAATTTTTGTCATAATAGTCTTTAACAATTTGTATTAATGTGGACTTCATCTCTCTGATCATTCTGGCGGCTATGGCTATCAAATGATCGTTATAGGCAGCATATAGATCTTCGGTATGTTCATCTAGCATATTTACTAGTTTATCCTTTTCTTTAGGATCTACAATACTTGTAAGAGATTCCTTCACTTTAAACTTCATCATTGCTATTGTTATTTCCAATGATTCCCGTGCTGATTGTTCGTACATTCTATACATCTTTAGCATGGCAGGAACTATTTTTTCACGAGCGTCTTTTAAAATCATTTTTTTCCAAGCTTCATCCCTATATCCTGTATATTGTTTGGTTGAATTGGCTATATTCATCGTAAATGAATCAATCTCACTTTGAATAAAATCTTTTACCAAAAAAATAAGTCCAGCAAATATGTCCAATATAATCCCTACCGGTCCACCTATAATGGATCCGGTAGCAATAACAGCCAATGTTGAAGCAGTAATCGCCAAATCGGTATAGTCCTCATTTCGTATATTTTCTAAGACCCCCAATATATCTCCCACTACGGGAATAACACTTAAGACAATACTAGTTTTAGTTAATGCATCCGAATCACCCTTAAAAGCTGCTGACACCCCTTCTATATAACCAATAAGACTTAATGCAGCCAAAGGCCCTTCATTGAGAAATTTATTCAGTGAATGTGCTGTACTTTCAAAAATGACAACTTTAGATCCCGGACTGGTTCTTAGTTCATCAAAAGAACTTACAAATTGCCCTTTGAATTTGTTTGGAATATTTTGATCTTTCATCAAATCCTCTATCATTTTTCTCGCTTCTTCCTTTATATTCATAACATTCTTATCTGAATGGGGAATGTTTATTTTTATTTGTTTATGGGTAGCCCGGGGGCGACACAAAAGCAAATGGTGATAAAGAATCAACATTTCTACAATGTTGATATTATCTATAGGAGTATTATAATCATATCTCATTTTGCTAATTTTTTATATTATAAATATTATTTCAATTCATGCTTTTTTATGAAATCTAGATTTTAATCTTTTTCTAAAATGTCCATTGTTTTTCTTTATTGAATTACAACAGTTATTTCTAAAGACTTTCTTAAATTGGATTCATGAATTCAATACGCTTTCTACATTTTAGGGACAATTTTTTTAACCAACCAATAACAGCATTTTCCAGAATTCATACCTATACTCTATAAAATTATTCCCGGGATAAAGATTTTTTTTATTTCGGGGGAAACTCAAATGGATTTTTAATAAAGTTGATTACATCAACTAATAAAAAATAGCTTCTACTACAACTCTTATCACTCCAACGATTATTGCTCCTACAATTCTACTTGCTGATCTTTTCCATTTTGTTCTCTTACTAACTACAGGGGCCCGCATCACCTATCAGTTTTGCTTCCTTATAGTTGGGGTTAATCACATTATCTACTTGATAAATCTTATAAGTATGATCTAGATAACCTTTTCTTATACATCTCCCAATATCTTCCATTGTATAGATAGGGTGACCTTCTTTATCACTAAGAGCTGTTAAAGAGTCAGCTATAATAGTATCTTCAATAGGCACTCTTTCATAAGAAAAAACCACCTCACTCCGATAAGACAATCTATCCTGCACCGCATTATATTTTGTTCTTTGGGTATCAATAGTGAAATTAGTTAATTCATAAGCAATACGATCAATAAGTTCTTGTTTTTTTTCAAATCCTGTTACAGATTCACTCCAATCAGTGTGCTCGTTGATCCAACTTCTTTCCTCTGAGTTTGCTACTCTCAATTCCGAAAGTTTTACCTCATAACCTAGAGGTTCCTCATCATTAGCATATTTCCATGGGATTACAAACTCATTATTTAGCCCTTCTTCCATATTGAGAAGACGCTGCCTACTGTGACATAACTCATGAGCTAGCGGCATAAAAATGGGAGCTAGAACCTTCGAATGCTCTATTTCCAATGTGACTTTCGGATCTAAAGCCACAATGGATCGTTCCGGATAACAACTCCCTGATGTTTCCTGTACAGAAGATTCATAAGAATAGTTTTTACGCTCCATCATCGTAGGACTTGGTGCCATAATCAATACATGTCCAACTTTTTTTATAGCATGGTCTACCTTCTTTATTTCAAAAAAGCCTTCATCGAGATTAAAGTCGTGATAGTTTTCACGCAATTTTTCTTCTTCCTTTCTTGCATCAAATGCTCCATTATCATCCAATGCATGAGGTATAGGCTTTAGATTACTAAGTTGCTCAAGTAATAAATGCCCTCCATGTCCTTCATTAATTTCATATAAAATATGTTGTATTTC from Chryseobacterium piperi encodes:
- a CDS encoding tetanus/botulinum neurotoxin — protein: MAIDVKNFKYSDDYDDINVVRMQIPGMDDYVKAFQIAPKIYVMPEPHHNIITNTVQEWEDYRESNYKEDSQKDRFIQAIISHMKNIVTGKKGELLITQIGKLSPLLDLGDQIRREGIDLEGHKAEVNMRGLIQVAINRFHADEGFYRIKIIRGMAESTVKRGHVLIMAESPSVAHDNISGYAYCKFQ
- a CDS encoding SDR family oxidoreductase → MKSVYKLQKSLRGKTVVITGGSSGVGRATAEAFALEGCNIVVAARGKEALDETVNLCRDLGVAALAVPTDVSVAEEVAHLAEMAIRFNGRIDIWVNNAGVMASGKFEDIPMDLNEQVIKTNLFGYMHGAYSALPIFKRQQEGILINNVSIGGFMPAPYSAVYSSTKFGIRGMMECLQGEISDYPDVHICNIYPQIQRSTGNMHSAKYSGLDFKIPPFAADPRDTAQKIVELAKRPQKDLFPDAASYILKNVYGLFPKSIINIASAGMRVVMKVKDAPSDSGNVLEPSPEPHRIYGETMFPVPSKKTKMAVVAGIGLGLAYMILRAKSGNKKS
- the istA gene encoding IS21 family transposase; its protein translation is MIPEQIDHGIPEQIDPQKKVRKRVLNNLAKKYQMANKRIDMLNIKQLLRLYTQGVSKLRISKQLGISRNTAKKYISLFHEHQLTYDELIELSDEDLDDLFETPPTDIRDKANIKKQLESLFPYISKELKRVGVTRYLLWEEYIDKYPSGYQYSRFCHHYREWCKKVNPSMHIEHKAGDKLFVDYTGKKLHIINKETGEQQEVEVFVSILGASGMTFVEATRTQGKEDFLGSLTKTLHYYGGVPAAIVTDNLRTAVKKSHKYEPVITDSLLDFASHYSTTILPTRTYHPKDKALVENAVRIVYTRIFAPLRKDHFFSLEALNKAIENLLEGYNEAPMKRKKYSRADVFREVERHALSPLPAMMYQLKHSARATVHKTSHVYLSKDQHYYSVPFSYIGKKVNIIFSKNTVEIYYDQRRIAFHNRILAKYQYTTVKEHMPSSYQFMTEWNPSRFISWGRSVGEYCEQYIIKILEKKQHPEQSYKTCLGILSLSKKIGNIRLDNACKRALGYEKYSLAMIKSILERGLDNLTDDDAFFEEKKLPKHKNIRGGKYYQ
- the istB gene encoding IS21-like element helper ATPase IstB, with translation MNQATLEKMKHLKLHGMHRAFSTTMETGSISYTNDELIAYLIESEYDDRESRKVERLITTAKFRYRTFMEEITASSSRNIDKNTIGRLSSCDFISQKQNILITGSTGVGKSFIATTIGYKACTMGYKVMYFSINKLFSKLKMAKADGSYLKEIDRIEKQDLIILDDFGLQSLDNLKRQDFMEIIEDRHGKRSTIIASQLPVSAWHEVIAEQTIADAILDRMVHNSLRIDLKGESMRRKKADQKISSE
- a CDS encoding M15 family metallopeptidase; amino-acid sequence: MKYRLGARSLRNLEGVHPNLQKIIKTAISDSPVDFTVVEGLRTTARQQALFAQGRTQPGPRVTNVDGIRRRSNHQAKPDGFGHAVDIYPYFLGQVQVNHKDTIKNLRLIAGHIKKVARSLNLEISWGGDWRSFYDPPHFELR
- a CDS encoding RICIN domain-containing protein — translated: MRYDYNTPIDNINIVEMLILYHHLLLCRPRATHKQIKINIPHSDKNVMNIKEEARKMIEDLMKDQNIPNKFKGQFVSSFDELRTSPGSKVVIFESTAHSLNKFLNEGPLAALSLIGYIEGVSAAFKGDSDALTKTSIVLSVIPVVGDILGVLENIRNEDYTDLAITASTLAVIATGSIIGGPVGIILDIFAGLIFLVKDFIQSEIDSFTMNIANSTKQYTGYRDEAWKKMILKDAREKIVPAMLKMYRMYEQSARESLEITIAMMKFKVKESLTSIVDPKEKDKLVNMLDEHTEDLYAAYNDHLIAIAARMIREMKSTLIQIVKDYYDKNFVKDSEKIVEAYRKDYVERYFNMRKRDIAPQYSPLDENKIYEEAASNFDEIKEIVIKTPLSLEDNSWLEECFNEVLWPDLINYFHMPIVLKEAKFINTRSWRERELEASWEVQSTLPTELQKQLRVGIQFTVSYGAKINSSYPSLDGYYPGIADVRKNVAFTDGRIRIPDPTRWEGLEEFDANWYFTINLPEEDKLIDKISSKVTYHYLYRFGQSDIRDIEIKDNGIPFSESKLFLPKRYKEYLINFNSSGLPLIYKWFNEPFGWPVRQAGYDGSSSFRWKFTPIENGLYKIVITEDKEMHGIANWGQYPILSPYEDRDEFKWKLEYLGSGKFALVSVYEGGNGKQYLGIVKSEVEDIYAEETFDFQMVSKSDDNLFEWELIEASPNDFDQMPISGVYHTIYSNENNRKIYVPSGEKLLKQGDVLTADLTFFKDSESLWRFERYGDSFYTIHHAQTGKILTDTKGKDYEAFISLENRKGEIREEQLWKFKYDAPKKGYVIMSKSSNKVIEARKGNGKGKELILDNWWTDNNPDLSIHAWTILYT
- a CDS encoding M15 family metallopeptidase — its product is MVNLLRNQLIIFTGLRWSILKDSTLRNLEGVHPNLQKIIKTTITDSPVSFTVVEGLRTRARQQALFAQGRTRFGPRVTNVDGIKRRSNHQAKPDGFGHVVDIYPYFLGQVQVNHKDTIKNLRLIADHIKKIARSLNLEISWGGDW